The Macaca fascicularis isolate 582-1 chromosome 1, T2T-MFA8v1.1 genome includes a window with the following:
- the LOC135968459 gene encoding olfactory receptor 2T27, whose amino-acid sequence MEWGNYSVYADFILLGLFSNTRFPWLLFALVLLVFVTSVASNMAMIILIHTDSRLHTPMYFLLSHLSLMDILYISTIVPKMLVDQVMSQRAISFAGCTAQHFLYLTLAGAEFFLLGLMSYDRYIAVCNPLRYPVLMSRRVCWLIVAAAWLGGSVDGFLLTPVTMQFPFCASREINHFFCEVPALLKLSCTDTSAYETAMYVCCIMMLLIPFSVISASYTRILMTVYRMSEAEGRRKAVATCSSHMVVVGLFYGAAMYTYVLPHSYHTPEQDKAVSAFYTILTPMLNPLIYSLRNKDVTGALQKVVGRCVSSGKVTTF is encoded by the coding sequence ATGGAGTGGGGCAATTATTCCGTGTATGCCGACTTCATCCTCTTGGGTTTGTTCAGCAACACCCGTTTCCCCTGGCTTCTCTTTGCCCTCGTTCTCCTGGTCTTTGTGACCTCTGTAGCCAGCAACATGGCCATGATCATTCTCATCCACACAGACTCCCGCCTCCACACCCCCATGTACTTCCTGCTCAGCCACCTCTCCCTCATGGACATCCTGTACATTTCCACCATTGTGCCCAAAATGCTGGTGGACCAGGTGATGAGCCAGAGAGCCATTTCCTTTGCAGGATGCACTGCCCAACACTTCCTCTACCTGACCTTAGCAGGGGCTGAGTTCTTCCTCCTAGGACTCATGTCCTATGATCGCTACATAGCCGTCTGCAACCCTCTCCGCTACCCTGTCCTCATGAGCCGCAGGGTCTGCTGGTTGATTGTGGCGGcagcctggctgggagggtctGTGGATGGTTTCCTGCTCACCCCCGTCACCATGCAGTTCCCCTTCTGTGCCTCTCGGGAGATCAACCACTTCTTCTGTGAGGTCCCTGCCCTTCTGAAGCTCTCCTGCACGGACACGTCGGCCTACGAGACAGCCATGTATGTCTGCTGCATTATGATGCTCCTCATCCCTTTCTCTGTCATCTCAGCCTCGTACACAAGAATTCTCATGACTGTTTATAGGATGAGTGAGGCAGAGGGGAGGCGAAAGGCTGTGGCCACCTGCTCCTCACACATGGTGGTTGTGGGCCTCTTCTATGGGGCTGCCATGTACACATACGTGCTGCCTCACTCTTACCACACCCCTGAGCAGGACAAAGCTGTGTCTGCCTTCTACACCATCCTCACTCCCATGCTCAACCCACTCATTTATAGCCTTAGGAACAAGGATGTCACAGGGGCCCTACAGAAGGTGGTGGGGAGGTGTGTGTCCTCAGGAAAGGTAACCACTTTCTAA